The following nucleotide sequence is from Chelmon rostratus isolate fCheRos1 chromosome 11, fCheRos1.pri, whole genome shotgun sequence.
ATGATGGATTATAATttataacaaaaacaatatatggCAAGTGCCACACCTTGCACAACGAACGCCCTCAAACAAGTATTGTTCTACGCTGTTCATCAGCTGCCAGCAATACCTAACTGCTGTGCACGAAGACTGGAGACATTCAagcattgtttacatctgctctgatttatttattttgaacagtCCACATAAATTACtgaacagaaatgtgcaaaagCACCAGTCGACACCAGACGACTGACTCACAGTTTCGTAGATGCACATTTTATCGTCACAGAAATCTGAATCTAAAATATATTTAGGTTCAATTTTAATTTCCAAGATCTGACTGTCGGTTCATTTATGTTCACTAACTAACACTGATAATTTATTTGACTAACTGACAAATAAATTATCAGTGTGTCCTCCTGATTTATTCTTTCATTAAATCCTTGTGATCCAAGCACATTGTAAGTCATTTCTTAATAAATATTTGCAGAAATGCTGGTAGAGCAATTTCCAATCCAGTACACTTTCACTGTTTGAAAAGTTTTGAAACAGTTTAATATCTAAAGGTCAAAATCGTGGGAAAATGAAGGAAGctagtatttaaaaaaagaaaaaatccgCAACAAAATTATTTGCAAGgggaaaatgtaaagaaaaaatgtaagATAATTTAgacttttaaataaattaattaatgtgGATATCATTAATCAGATATCAGACATAATGGAGTGCTGgataaataattcaaaatgcTCCATAACCAACACGTGTTGTTCTAGCTTCGATGTTCACCTCAACGTGTGTTCTCCGCGCAGAGAGCTGCGGAGCGTTGCGCGGTGACGGCGAGGATCCAGACTCGGAGAAGCGCGCCACCAAGCAGCAGAGGACCAGGAGGAAACCCCGCGTCCTCTTCTCCCAGGCTCAGGTGTTCGAGCTGGAGCGGCGCTTCAAGCAGCAGCGCTACCTGTCCGCCCCGGAGAGGGAGCACCTGGCCAGCTCCCTGAAACTCACCTCCACTCAGGTCAAGATCTGGTTCCAGAACAGGAGGTACAAATGCAAGAGGCAGCGGCAGGACAAGACTCTGGAGATGGCGggccatcatcaccaccaccatccgCCACCGCCGCCCAGGAGGGTTGCTGTGCCAGTGCTGGTCCGGGACGGGAGGCCTTGTCTGACTGGATCCCAGAACTATAACACGTCTTACACGGTCGGAGCTCCAAACCCGTACAGCTACAATGGCTATCCAGCCTACAGCTACAACAACTCGATGTACACCAACACTTACTCCTGTACTTATTCTAGTTTACCTCCTCTGCCGCCCAGTAACACCACCGCTAATGCTTTTATGAACATGAATTTGGGGAATCTTGGCGCACAGACGCAAAGCCAGGC
It contains:
- the LOC121613724 gene encoding homeobox protein Nkx-2.5-like isoform X2, translated to MLPSPIITSSTTPFSVKDILKLELQQQSQQHQLQFISCFGLSGALSQPGTLPNKPFRSYSPPSCMLAGRDSPSPGSSGVSEGEERMSYLSTLTVQERLAESGLTVEMFGNPAQNHTADLQLETEQEDQDSTSMFTSTCVLRAESCGALRGDGEDPDSEKRATKQQRTRRKPRVLFSQAQVFELERRFKQQRYLSAPEREHLASSLKLTSTQVKIWFQNRRYKCKRQRQDKTLEMAGHHHHHHPPPPPRRVAVPVLVRDGRPCLTGSQNYNTSYTVGAPNPYSYNGYPAYSYNNSMYTNTYSCTYSSLPPLPPSNTTANAFMNMNLGNLGAQTQSQAPQGPVVTPCQGTLQGIRAW
- the LOC121613724 gene encoding homeobox protein Nkx-2.5-like isoform X3, whose amino-acid sequence is MLPSPIITSSTTPFSVKDILKLELQQQSQQHQLQFISCFGLSGALSQPGTLPNKPFRSYSPPSCMLAGRDSPSPGSSGVSEGEERMSYLSTLTVQERLAESGLTVEMFGNPAQNHTADLQLETEQEDQDSKSCGALRGDGEDPDSEKRATKQQRTRRKPRVLFSQAQVFELERRFKQQRYLSAPEREHLASSLKLTSTQVKIWFQNRRYKCKRQRQDKTLEMAGHHHHHHPPPPPRRVAVPVLVRDGRPCLTGSQNYNTSYTVGAPNPYSYNGYPAYSYNNSMYTNTYSCTYSSLPPLPPSNTTANAFMNMNLGNLGAQTQSQAPQGPVVTPCQGTLQGIRAW